One stretch of Harmonia axyridis chromosome 1, icHarAxyr1.1, whole genome shotgun sequence DNA includes these proteins:
- the LOC123674986 gene encoding uncharacterized protein LOC123674986: MDQNKRKPFWFALAASVFNRKMYKGPFPIYCEPVRMFLFYNLFKGASDFKVDNTPSEETVKPAPTKTVPMSQSEIKKTSPFVKINLWDPRQAGILETVLYLRYLLRDVNEEKKKHVENTEKRTPEEIDVDNQMILMCMMPYC; this comes from the exons ATGGACCAGAATAAGAGAAAACCATTCTGGTTCGCTCTTGCAGCCAGTGTGTTCAACAGGAAGATGTACAAAGGACCTTTCCCTATTTACTGCGAACCTGTCCGCATGTTTCTTTTTTACAATCTTTTCAAAGGG GCAAGTGACTTCAAAGTAGATAATACCCCATCTGAGGAAACCGTAAAACCAGCACCTACAAAAACAGTACCAATGAGTcaaagtgaaataaaaaaaacgtCGCCTTTCGTAAAAATAAATCTTTGGGACCCTAGACAGGCTGGAATTCTGGAGACTGTTCTCTACCTAAGATACCTATTGAGG GATGTTAACGAGGAAAAAAAGAAGCATGtagaaaatactgaaaaaaggACGCCTGAAGAAATTGATGTAGACAACCAAATGATTCTTATGTGTATGATGCCATATTGTTAA